Proteins encoded within one genomic window of Paraglaciecola psychrophila 170:
- a CDS encoding autotransporter outer membrane beta-barrel domain-containing protein — MKILFFLTLVLCSSLTIADSHYSYSEIKIGVENISYAEKLSNVAGLGQLSQSIDVTNPTIRQISYSGINDSWGFYIETASSISTEIATEQWSMDTFGEIQTNAFKIKANEISMKTAYNWNNALQFTWGAQIYTSSFTRSNFAFSQPGAQFFDDALIDLPREDGDDVPRYLLPSQSTNDAQTPQQALNSRVMPVVSVSEDQVGISMSVGARYDTINLSSIKKLSWYLDGEVILPAYTQVQNTQFETTTLSKSFNGWGVNAELGLRYHFTKTLAWVFAVDALYTSRDTITENLSNGRRLIVPKIEYSNISISSGLHWAY, encoded by the coding sequence ATGAAAATATTATTTTTTCTGACACTGGTGCTTTGCTCTTCACTGACCATAGCAGACAGTCATTATTCCTACAGCGAAATAAAAATAGGTGTAGAAAACATTTCCTACGCGGAAAAGCTGAGTAATGTCGCTGGATTAGGGCAATTAAGCCAATCCATCGATGTGACTAATCCGACCATTCGGCAAATTTCTTACTCAGGTATTAATGACAGTTGGGGATTTTATATAGAGACCGCTTCTAGCATTTCCACGGAAATTGCCACAGAACAGTGGAGCATGGATACTTTTGGTGAAATACAAACCAACGCCTTTAAAATAAAAGCCAATGAGATAAGCATGAAGACCGCATACAATTGGAACAATGCATTACAGTTTACCTGGGGAGCGCAAATATATACGTCAAGTTTCACCCGCTCTAATTTTGCCTTTAGCCAACCGGGAGCCCAATTTTTTGATGATGCTCTCATCGACTTACCCCGAGAAGACGGTGATGACGTTCCACGTTACTTACTGCCCAGTCAATCCACTAATGATGCACAAACTCCTCAGCAAGCTCTAAACAGCAGAGTGATGCCAGTAGTGTCTGTTTCTGAAGATCAAGTCGGCATATCTATGTCTGTTGGTGCACGTTATGACACGATCAACCTTAGTTCGATAAAAAAACTGAGTTGGTACCTTGATGGAGAAGTGATACTACCTGCATACACTCAAGTGCAAAATACACAATTTGAGACCACCACATTATCAAAATCATTTAATGGATGGGGAGTGAATGCTGAGCTCGGCTTACGCTATCATTTTACTAAAACACTCGCCTGGGTATTTGCCGTCGACGCCCTGTATACCAGTCGAGATACTATTACAGAAAACTTGAGTAATGGTCGGCGCTTAATCGTTCCAAAAATTGAATATAGTAATATATCAATCAGCTCGGGTTTACACTGGGCCTATTGA
- a CDS encoding trans-sulfuration enzyme family protein — protein sequence MSAKNTTALEVMQQAKILSPKRNTTQATTIGELTDEQLAHFGIDKDSEYGQALFNTAQHLYYTQANMQQLWQITSDTLEGLSKENKVAYFNAKKFLSFQIAKILDTLQNPFRATYQSLSKQSGSQVSKSHYPLFDNVTALFSATPVVVRTATYVYACTEWVDDAFQGKESTHQIYSRLLNPTNISLANAIVDLEAGPYAADYLAWNFNSGMAAIDALLSNILNHGDVLIVSRNVYGGVYQLLHDYFARENRMNVQLEWFDGYSEDEFASFLQETKAKHSERLDANHALHVYMESPCNPHGYVLDVAGISKIAHASGHVVMLDATLATPILHQPLQRLDKAERPDYVMHSYTKDICGSGATTAGVVIGEAYRMFQGKGDCVNGYEWSKTMFWDVYYIKGAFLDSEKAFDVLTGMKTLEMRIMQKVINTFVFSQFLASHQDFNVNCHAIDGHPNAALREGQMRHGWPCALFTVDMQGTDISRPIISRDTFVRFFDALEPAFSHQVSIGQHNTIVLCPALTSHSELDATAQAKSGIYLTTMRIAMGTDNVKELVAHFINSARLHIDPVMPGFSDKFMSADEIDALYMKTSLRVSEQHYSSGASVKDMLG from the coding sequence ATGAGTGCCAAAAATACAACTGCCCTTGAAGTCATGCAACAGGCAAAAATTCTATCGCCAAAAAGAAATACCACTCAAGCTACCACAATCGGTGAATTAACAGATGAACAATTGGCTCACTTTGGTATCGACAAAGATAGCGAGTATGGGCAAGCGTTATTTAACACTGCTCAGCATTTATATTATACCCAAGCTAATATGCAGCAGCTTTGGCAAATCACCAGCGATACCCTTGAAGGTCTGAGTAAAGAAAACAAAGTGGCCTACTTTAACGCCAAAAAGTTTTTATCTTTTCAGATAGCCAAAATCCTTGATACGTTGCAAAACCCTTTTCGTGCCACCTATCAAAGTTTAAGTAAACAATCTGGTTCCCAAGTGAGTAAAAGTCATTACCCCTTGTTTGATAATGTGACAGCACTATTTTCGGCCACGCCCGTAGTGGTCAGAACTGCCACTTATGTGTATGCATGCACCGAATGGGTAGACGATGCCTTTCAAGGTAAAGAATCAACACATCAGATTTATTCACGTTTACTTAATCCCACTAACATTTCATTGGCTAACGCTATAGTCGACTTGGAAGCAGGGCCTTATGCGGCTGATTATTTAGCATGGAATTTTAACTCGGGCATGGCGGCTATCGATGCTTTGTTATCCAATATATTGAATCATGGTGATGTATTGATTGTATCGCGCAATGTATATGGTGGAGTGTATCAGTTATTGCACGATTATTTTGCCCGTGAAAATCGCATGAATGTGCAACTTGAATGGTTCGATGGCTATTCGGAAGATGAGTTCGCAAGCTTTTTACAAGAAACTAAAGCTAAACACTCAGAGCGTCTCGACGCAAACCATGCTCTGCATGTGTATATGGAGTCTCCCTGCAATCCCCACGGTTATGTACTCGATGTTGCTGGGATCAGTAAAATTGCCCATGCATCTGGCCATGTTGTGATGTTAGATGCCACACTTGCCACGCCCATTTTACATCAGCCTCTGCAACGTCTTGATAAAGCAGAGCGTCCAGATTACGTCATGCATAGCTATACCAAAGACATTTGTGGTAGTGGCGCGACCACAGCAGGGGTGGTCATAGGCGAAGCATATCGTATGTTTCAGGGAAAAGGTGATTGTGTAAATGGATATGAATGGTCAAAAACTATGTTCTGGGATGTGTATTACATAAAAGGCGCTTTTTTAGACTCTGAAAAGGCGTTTGATGTATTAACCGGTATGAAAACCCTTGAAATGCGGATTATGCAAAAGGTGATCAATACTTTTGTATTCAGCCAGTTTTTAGCATCGCATCAAGACTTTAACGTTAATTGCCATGCCATTGACGGACATCCTAATGCTGCCTTAAGAGAGGGGCAAATGCGTCATGGTTGGCCATGCGCTCTATTTACTGTGGACATGCAAGGCACTGATATTAGTCGCCCCATTATTAGTCGCGACACTTTTGTACGCTTTTTTGATGCCCTTGAACCGGCTTTTAGTCATCAAGTGAGCATTGGGCAACACAATACCATTGTACTATGCCCAGCATTAACCTCCCACAGTGAGTTAGACGCAACGGCACAAGCCAAAAGTGGTATCTATCTGACAACCATGCGTATTGCTATGGGCACCGATAACGTGAAGGAGCTGGTTGCACATTTCATCAACAGTGCCAGATTACATATTGACCCTGTTATGCCAGGTTTTAGCGATAAATTTATGTCAGCCGATGAAATTGATGCACTCTATATGAAAACCAGCCTTAGAGTCAGTGAACAGCATTATTCTAGCGGTGCATCTGTGAAAGATATGCTGGGTTAA
- a CDS encoding D-2-hydroxyacid dehydrogenase, which produces MYNVAILSRDSALYSALLEAAQLPHLKLVLVSNKATAFDYSQVDILFGDPDLTSNVIKQCTRLKWLQSTWAGNAALFALDKTDYQLCGVKDVFQQAMQEYVFAYLLYFSRNVAGFNQAQLKKTWAAPSYQSLAGKTLGIMGVGNIGQAVAKMAKHFSMKTRGYTRTSGDCEFIDQYYTPNDPQTFATELDYLVCLLPQSDATTGIIDHAFLSYLPKHCVLINAGRGTTIVDRALMDALQSKTLHAAVLDVFEQEPLPEDHPYWQLDNLYVTQHTAAESMPEDIFPLFSDNYFRYINGAALHNVLDFAKGY; this is translated from the coding sequence ATGTATAACGTAGCCATTTTAAGCCGTGATTCAGCGCTCTATAGCGCTTTACTTGAAGCCGCGCAGTTGCCGCATCTGAAACTTGTATTAGTCAGTAATAAAGCAACCGCGTTTGATTATTCACAAGTCGATATTTTATTTGGCGATCCTGATTTAACTTCAAACGTTATTAAGCAATGTACTAGATTAAAATGGCTGCAATCTACTTGGGCTGGTAACGCTGCCCTTTTTGCCTTAGACAAAACCGATTATCAATTGTGTGGCGTCAAAGATGTATTTCAACAAGCTATGCAAGAATACGTATTTGCTTACCTGCTGTATTTTTCGCGGAATGTGGCAGGCTTTAATCAGGCACAGCTAAAAAAAACATGGGCAGCGCCTTCTTATCAGTCATTAGCGGGTAAAACCTTAGGTATAATGGGTGTCGGAAACATCGGTCAAGCTGTTGCCAAGATGGCGAAACACTTTTCGATGAAGACACGGGGATATACTAGAACCAGCGGTGACTGCGAATTTATTGATCAATATTATACTCCAAATGACCCGCAAACCTTTGCGACTGAACTGGATTATCTGGTATGCCTATTACCTCAAAGTGATGCCACAACAGGCATAATCGACCACGCATTTTTATCATATTTGCCCAAACACTGCGTATTGATTAATGCGGGGCGAGGCACAACCATAGTGGATAGAGCTTTAATGGATGCACTGCAAAGCAAAACATTGCATGCTGCGGTGTTAGATGTGTTTGAGCAAGAACCCTTGCCTGAGGATCACCCGTATTGGCAGTTAGACAACCTTTACGTTACCCAGCACACCGCAGCAGAATCGATGCCTGAAGACATATTTCCATTATTTAGTGATAATTATTTTAGATATATCAACGGCGCAGCACTGCATAACGTTTTGGATTTTGCCAAGGGATATTAG
- a CDS encoding glycoside hydrolase family 2 TIM barrel-domain containing protein: MQSNIFMSSRFLFSMLFLALSNLLVACTSSTQTPSVVKIVKQGYQYSLTVNGQPYDVRGVGLGYKNDANVLALKEAGGNTFRTWDLNSIEQELAIAEKMGLMIAVGIVTGKELLGFDYNDEAAVAEQFNRVTAAIEKYKNHPNILLWIINNEPNLLHDEAGNLTAVNPKVYAAMGNIIDYVHEHDPNHPVTFSLAGHNPKDIELVLKYAPNIDILAVQSYGSLVTLPASIAESNVDKPYMVTEFGPVGHWELPSTDWGREIEEPSAVKAEGMAKRMQDVILDDKTGKIIGSFAFFWGQKQERTPTWYGMFNESGEQTARIDELTRMWTGQYPANRAPLSKAIYINNAPATENIRLKPGQAATVKVQVSDPRGDPLTHEWILMEEVETRSQGGHHEEKPAVLPLHILKSEIQADYVEMTFNTPSEAGEYRLFNYAYDGKNKVGNANIPFMVEN, translated from the coding sequence ATGCAATCAAACATTTTTATGAGCTCACGTTTTCTTTTTTCAATGTTATTTTTGGCACTAAGCAACTTATTAGTAGCATGCACCAGTTCAACTCAAACACCGTCAGTTGTAAAAATAGTCAAACAGGGCTATCAATATTCTCTGACTGTGAATGGTCAACCCTATGATGTTCGAGGTGTGGGCTTGGGCTATAAAAACGATGCAAACGTTTTAGCCCTAAAAGAAGCGGGAGGTAATACCTTTCGAACCTGGGATTTAAACTCTATCGAACAAGAATTAGCCATAGCAGAAAAAATGGGACTAATGATCGCAGTGGGCATAGTAACAGGAAAAGAATTATTGGGCTTTGATTATAATGATGAAGCAGCGGTGGCTGAACAGTTTAATCGTGTCACTGCTGCCATCGAAAAATACAAAAACCATCCAAACATACTGTTATGGATAATTAATAATGAACCCAATTTATTGCATGATGAAGCAGGAAATTTAACCGCAGTTAACCCCAAGGTCTATGCTGCTATGGGCAACATCATTGATTACGTTCATGAACATGATCCTAATCATCCTGTTACTTTCAGTCTCGCGGGTCACAACCCGAAAGATATCGAGCTGGTTCTAAAGTATGCACCTAATATCGATATTTTGGCCGTGCAGAGTTATGGTTCTTTGGTCACATTACCCGCTAGCATTGCCGAAAGTAACGTTGATAAGCCTTACATGGTGACCGAATTTGGTCCTGTAGGACATTGGGAATTACCTTCCACCGATTGGGGCAGAGAGATTGAAGAGCCAAGTGCGGTCAAAGCCGAAGGCATGGCCAAACGTATGCAAGACGTCATCCTTGATGACAAAACAGGTAAAATTATAGGTTCATTCGCATTTTTCTGGGGCCAAAAACAAGAACGCACACCTACCTGGTATGGCATGTTTAACGAATCAGGTGAACAAACAGCACGTATCGACGAACTGACTCGTATGTGGACAGGGCAATATCCGGCCAACCGGGCGCCTTTATCAAAAGCAATCTATATCAACAATGCACCCGCTACTGAAAATATTCGTTTAAAGCCCGGTCAAGCTGCCACGGTCAAAGTACAAGTAAGCGACCCACGAGGCGATCCGTTAACTCATGAATGGATATTAATGGAAGAAGTAGAAACCCGAAGTCAAGGCGGACACCATGAAGAAAAGCCAGCAGTATTGCCATTGCACATACTCAAATCTGAGATCCAAGCAGATTATGTTGAAATGACCTTTAATACGCCTTCTGAAGCGGGAGAATATCGTTTATTTAATTACGCTTATGATGGAAAAAACAAAGTAGGTAATGCAAATATCCCATTTATGGTTGAGAATTAG
- a CDS encoding DUF2750 domain-containing protein: MSDTLNDTAQFTPEQRLSYLVKECIANKQVWILTDQDGCVMLNTEDEDCTPVWPSEAFAQAWATGEWSECEPKAIDLKTWHSRWTHGLEDDDVAIAVFPSEDEEGLVISAQEFDFELKTKAKK; encoded by the coding sequence ATGTCAGACACCCTAAACGATACTGCACAATTTACGCCAGAACAACGTCTCTCTTATCTAGTAAAAGAATGCATCGCAAACAAACAGGTATGGATACTGACCGACCAAGATGGATGCGTGATGCTTAACACCGAAGATGAAGATTGCACCCCTGTCTGGCCAAGTGAAGCCTTTGCTCAAGCTTGGGCTACTGGAGAATGGTCAGAATGCGAGCCTAAAGCGATTGATTTAAAAACCTGGCACAGCCGCTGGACGCATGGTTTAGAAGACGACGATGTCGCCATTGCTGTTTTCCCTAGTGAAGATGAAGAAGGGCTAGTGATTTCAGCTCAAGAATTTGATTTTGAGTTAAAGACAAAAGCTAAAAAATAA
- a CDS encoding S9 family peptidase, with product MSSFTSFRRVTTLVAVLFTLPACVGNNNLTTESVKNDVKLTNEAIYGDWEYNAKKPGAVRWLDEGASYSALETAPGYEDATLEKDQYGDDIKVYEEIVKYDPATLERTVLLPLKQLIPQGSDKALAVDDYQWSEDKSKILIYTNAKYVWRKKDRGDYWIRDLNTNDLWKLGGEQSAPAEMMFGKFSPDGLKFAYVWKKNIYVQDLKSRKIQALTNDASSTIINGLFDWAYEEEFSIRDGYRWSPDSQRIAYWQLDTHAAKDFLIINNTDTLYPVVTAIPYPKVGEENAAARIGVVSLETVKTQWMSLPGVAKDMYVPRMDWANNSEQLLIQQFNRKQDTNTLFYAEAGTGKVENFLTEKENTFIELMIEPKWLKNSDDFIWQSERDGWKHVYRVSRNGKTYTDLTPGEFDVTELVSVDEKNGWLYFIASPDNVSQRYLQRTPLDGSGKMQQVTPSQFSGSNSYKISADSSWAIHTHSSFLSPPIYSLISLPDHKAHHVLEDNEALTAKLDELTLGEVEFYSVKAQDGLRLDGYMLRPADLDKSKKYPLIHYVYGEPAGQTVQDVWQGNRGMWHIMMSQQGFVVSSIDNRGTAAPRGHDWRRSIYASDGDAETQDQSDAINAMCVRWTYIDCNRVGLWGHSGGGSLTLNLMFRHPDLFKVGVSQAPVPDKRLYDSIYQERYSGLLADNIDNYSKVSAITHASKLEGKLLLVHGTGDDNVHYQGSERLINELVKHNKQFELMAYPNRRHGIVEGKGTSLHLSTMRANYFIYNL from the coding sequence ATGAGTAGTTTTACTAGCTTCAGGCGTGTCACAACCCTTGTAGCCGTCTTGTTCACTTTACCAGCCTGCGTAGGAAACAATAATTTGACCACTGAATCTGTTAAAAATGACGTGAAGTTAACCAATGAGGCTATATATGGCGACTGGGAATACAACGCAAAAAAACCAGGAGCGGTGCGCTGGTTAGATGAAGGTGCCAGTTATAGTGCCTTAGAAACGGCACCAGGTTACGAAGATGCCACACTTGAAAAAGATCAATACGGCGATGACATCAAAGTGTATGAGGAAATTGTAAAATACGATCCTGCTACATTAGAGCGCACTGTTTTATTGCCCCTTAAACAACTTATTCCCCAAGGCTCTGACAAAGCATTAGCTGTAGATGATTATCAATGGTCTGAAGACAAATCTAAAATATTGATCTACACCAATGCTAAATATGTTTGGCGCAAGAAAGATCGTGGCGATTATTGGATCCGCGACCTTAATACTAATGATTTATGGAAGTTAGGCGGCGAGCAATCTGCACCAGCAGAAATGATGTTCGGTAAATTTTCACCTGATGGTTTGAAGTTCGCTTATGTGTGGAAAAAAAACATTTATGTGCAAGATCTTAAGTCAAGAAAAATACAGGCGCTGACCAATGACGCTTCAAGCACTATTATCAACGGGTTGTTTGATTGGGCATATGAAGAAGAGTTCTCTATTCGCGATGGATATCGTTGGAGTCCAGACAGTCAGCGTATTGCTTATTGGCAACTAGATACACACGCAGCCAAAGACTTTTTGATCATCAATAACACCGACACTCTGTATCCTGTGGTGACTGCTATTCCCTATCCAAAAGTGGGCGAAGAAAATGCAGCAGCGCGTATTGGAGTAGTCAGTCTTGAAACTGTCAAGACCCAATGGATGTCACTGCCTGGTGTGGCTAAAGATATGTACGTACCACGAATGGATTGGGCCAATAATAGTGAGCAGTTACTGATTCAACAGTTTAATCGTAAACAGGATACGAATACCTTGTTTTACGCAGAAGCAGGTACTGGCAAAGTTGAGAATTTTCTTACTGAAAAAGAAAACACTTTTATTGAATTGATGATTGAGCCTAAATGGCTCAAAAACTCCGATGACTTTATTTGGCAAAGTGAAAGAGATGGCTGGAAACACGTTTACCGTGTATCCAGAAACGGTAAAACATACACCGACCTTACTCCGGGAGAGTTTGATGTAACAGAACTGGTTTCCGTTGATGAGAAAAATGGCTGGTTGTACTTTATTGCCTCTCCAGACAACGTGTCGCAACGATACCTGCAGCGCACACCTCTAGATGGCAGCGGAAAAATGCAGCAGGTAACACCAAGTCAATTTAGCGGTAGTAACTCCTATAAAATTTCTGCGGACTCTAGTTGGGCGATACATACTCATTCATCCTTTTTGTCGCCCCCTATTTACAGCTTAATTTCCCTGCCTGATCACAAGGCACATCATGTGCTCGAAGATAACGAAGCCCTGACGGCAAAATTGGATGAGTTAACCTTAGGTGAAGTTGAGTTTTACAGCGTTAAAGCCCAAGACGGATTACGTTTAGACGGTTATATGCTGCGTCCCGCTGATCTTGATAAGAGTAAAAAATATCCATTGATCCATTATGTTTATGGTGAACCGGCGGGTCAAACTGTTCAAGATGTATGGCAAGGCAACCGTGGAATGTGGCATATAATGATGTCACAGCAGGGGTTTGTAGTTTCTTCAATTGACAATCGCGGTACAGCTGCACCTAGAGGTCATGATTGGAGACGTTCTATTTATGCAAGCGATGGTGATGCAGAGACACAAGATCAGTCAGATGCAATCAACGCCATGTGCGTACGCTGGACATATATCGATTGTAACCGTGTAGGATTATGGGGGCATTCTGGGGGTGGGTCATTAACACTCAACTTGATGTTTCGACACCCTGATTTATTTAAGGTAGGCGTGTCTCAAGCACCAGTTCCAGATAAAAGACTATATGACTCAATTTATCAAGAACGTTACTCTGGTTTATTAGCTGATAATATTGATAACTATTCTAAGGTTTCGGCTATTACCCATGCCAGCAAATTAGAAGGGAAATTGTTGCTCGTGCATGGTACCGGTGATGACAATGTGCACTATCAAGGCAGTGAGCGATTAATCAACGAGTTAGTCAAACACAATAAACAATTTGAACTGATGGCATACCCTAATAGACGTCATGGGATAGTTGAAGGTAAAGGCACTTCATTACACTTGAGCACAATGCGAGCCAATTATTTTATATATAATTTGTAG
- a CDS encoding UPF0149 family protein, which yields MQKFESSTHDSLNSLCESEELSGVLHPYAFIQGIIFAVAAAPEIPMPETWLPWAIKTNNQLTSTEQADNLTDILMKLLQLQLKSMSEEKIHLPIGITFNQDGHKQSSVALWCQGMLFGHSQLESVWQHAWHKMQLSDKEQMQQLQKDLSHCLYMFTTFADIPLAIKQAEERGNDQLFNILPKIFFIVPTNPKNLCRTVWPIGRLFTQSV from the coding sequence ATGCAAAAATTTGAATCAAGCACTCACGACTCTCTAAATTCATTATGTGAGTCCGAAGAATTATCAGGTGTTTTGCACCCTTATGCCTTTATCCAAGGCATTATTTTCGCAGTTGCGGCAGCTCCCGAGATCCCTATGCCCGAAACATGGTTACCCTGGGCGATCAAGACCAATAACCAACTGACTAGCACTGAACAAGCAGATAATCTTACCGATATCCTGATGAAACTATTGCAGCTACAGCTAAAAAGTATGAGTGAAGAAAAGATACACTTACCGATAGGCATCACATTTAATCAAGACGGTCACAAGCAAAGTTCAGTAGCGTTGTGGTGCCAAGGTATGTTGTTTGGGCATAGTCAGCTTGAATCAGTTTGGCAACATGCCTGGCATAAAATGCAACTTAGTGACAAAGAGCAGATGCAGCAACTTCAAAAAGATTTAAGCCATTGCTTATATATGTTCACTACCTTTGCAGATATCCCATTAGCGATTAAACAGGCAGAAGAGAGAGGTAACGATCAGTTGTTTAATATACTCCCCAAAATATTTTTTATCGTTCCCACAAACCCTAAAAACCTATGTAGGACTGTCTGGCCGATTGGTAGACTATTTACCCAATCAGTTTGA